A window of Negativicoccus succinicivorans genomic DNA:
TGCGCGCGCCGCCGTACGGCATCAGCACCGTACCCGCGCCGATCGTCCCGTCAAATCGTTCGCCCAAACCGCGCTGCGAAGCGACATTCAAATCACCGAGCGTTTGCGCCCAAGCGGCACGCACGTCCGTCACCGGTTGCGGGGTAAAATAATTTTCTTCCGCCGGCGCCTTGATGACCGCCGCACTGGCTCGACTGGCGCCGTTGGTATCGAGGAACGAGCGCTCCAAATTGACGATGGTTTCACCGCGCCACTGCATCATCAGGCGGCGCTCTTTCGTGACGACCGCAATCGGCGTCGCTTCCAGATTTTCTTCGTCCGCATAGCGGCGGAACGTATCCGCATCGTCCGCGGCGACGACCACCGCCATGCGTTCCTGCGATTCGGACAGCGCCAATTCCGTGCCGTCCAATCCTTCATATTTTTTCGGTACAGCATCCAGATTAATCGTCAAGCCATCAGCCAATTCGCCGACAGCGACCGCCACGCCGCCCGCACCGAAATCGTTACAGCGGCGAATCAGGCGCGAGGCTTCCGGACGCCGGAATAAGCATTGTAATTTACGTTCCGTCGGCGCGTTACCTTTTTGCACTTCCGCGCCCGCGGTGGTTAATGAACTTTCCGTATGTTCTTTGGACGAACCGGTCGCACCGCCAATGCCGTCACGACCGGTACGGCCGCCGACCAGCAATACGATATCGCCCGGTTCCGGCACGCGACGAACGACCTGATCTGCCGGCACCGCGCCGACGACCGCGCCGACTTCCATGCGTTTGGCGACGTAGCCGGGGTGGTAGTATTCACGTACCTGACCGGTCGCGAGACCGATCTGGTTACCGTAGGAGCTGTAACCGGCCGCCGCCTGCGTCGTAATCGTGCGCTGCGGCAATTTGCCGGTAAGCGTTTCCGAAAACGGCGTGCGCGGATCGCCGCTGCCGGTCACCCGCATCGCCTGGTAAACGTACGCACGTCCGCTCAAGGGATCGCGAATACAGCCTCCCAAACAGGTAGCCGCACCGCCGAACGGTTCAATTTCCGTCGGATGGTTATGCGTTTCGTTTTTAAAGAGCAACAGCCATTCTTCCGTGCCCTTTTGGGTTTTGACCGGAATCTTGATCGTGCAGGCGTTGATTTCTTCCGACTCATCCAACTCCTGCAAAAGTCCCTGCGCCCGCAACGATTTCACCGCAATCGTCGCCAGATCCATCAGCGATTGCGGCCGCGGATTGTCACTGTACAAGCCGTTGTGCACTTCACTGTACCAGTCGTACGCTTCAACGATCGGCTCGGTAAAATGACCCGCCTCGATATCGACATGCGTCAGTTCCGTGCCGAAGGTCGTGTGACGACAATGATCGGACCAGTACGTATCCAAGACACGCAATTCGGTCAGCGTCGGATCGCGATCTACCTGATCGCGGAAATATTCCTGTACGACCGCCAGATCCGCTTCATCCATGGCCAAACCGTACTGCGTTAACATCGCTAAAAGTTCCGAACGCGTCGCGGAAATAAATCCGTCCAATACCGGTACCGGTTGCGGTTGATGCGCCGGCGCGATGAGTTCACGCGGCATCTCCCAAGCCGCTTCGCGCGCTTCGATCGGGTTGATCACGTATTCTTTCAATTTAACGATGTCGACCGGTCGATCCATACCGGTGACGACATATACCGTCGCATACGCTACGCGCGCGTCGACGCTCGGATCCAGCAAACGCAGACATTGCTCCGCCGAATCGGCGCGCTGGTCATACTGACCGGGCAACAACTCGACGGCAAAGGCCGTTTCCTGCGGACCGATTTGCAAATGTTCCGTCCATGTATCCACGGGAGGTTCCGCGAAAATCGTCGTCATCGCGCGAGCAAACAGTTCTTCACTGACACCATCCACGGTATACCGATGCCAAACCTGCACATCGGTTAACGACGTCAGGCCCAGCTGCTCCCGCCATTCCCGTAAAAGGCGTTGCGCCGTATCGGCCAGCGCCGTTTTTTTGGCGACAAAAACTCGTTGTAACATAGGTTCCTCCCTCATACTATGCAGCGCGCCAAGCGGCGCGAATGACCAGCAATTGATTGAGTTTATTCTACCATTACAGGCCGGATTTTTCCATATTTATGGCGTACGAAAACATCTTTATTTAAAAAAGAATTCGCCGCGTATCGTATTTATATTTGAACATAAATTCAATCGTTCGGATTTTATCCGGCATTTTTTTACTAAATGAAAAATAAAAGATGCGTATTCACGCATCTTTTATCGTCTCGCTTACTTTTGCCGTTGCCGCCGCCTTGTTTTCGGTTCGCAGCGCGTGCACGCGGACGCGACGAGTGCCGCGATACGCGGGCGTTTCTCCGGCCAGCCGTTCCCAATAGCCGCG
This region includes:
- a CDS encoding phosphoribosylformylglycinamidine synthase, encoding MLQRVFVAKKTALADTAQRLLREWREQLGLTSLTDVQVWHRYTVDGVSEELFARAMTTIFAEPPVDTWTEHLQIGPQETAFAVELLPGQYDQRADSAEQCLRLLDPSVDARVAYATVYVVTGMDRPVDIVKLKEYVINPIEAREAAWEMPRELIAPAHQPQPVPVLDGFISATRSELLAMLTQYGLAMDEADLAVVQEYFRDQVDRDPTLTELRVLDTYWSDHCRHTTFGTELTHVDIEAGHFTEPIVEAYDWYSEVHNGLYSDNPRPQSLMDLATIAVKSLRAQGLLQELDESEEINACTIKIPVKTQKGTEEWLLLFKNETHNHPTEIEPFGGAATCLGGCIRDPLSGRAYVYQAMRVTGSGDPRTPFSETLTGKLPQRTITTQAAAGYSSYGNQIGLATGQVREYYHPGYVAKRMEVGAVVGAVPADQVVRRVPEPGDIVLLVGGRTGRDGIGGATGSSKEHTESSLTTAGAEVQKGNAPTERKLQCLFRRPEASRLIRRCNDFGAGGVAVAVGELADGLTINLDAVPKKYEGLDGTELALSESQERMAVVVAADDADTFRRYADEENLEATPIAVVTKERRLMMQWRGETIVNLERSFLDTNGASRASAAVIKAPAEENYFTPQPVTDVRAAWAQTLGDLNVASQRGLGERFDGTIGAGTVLMPYGGARMCTPVDGMVAKIPLRHGETSTVSIMTHAFDPYLASWSPFHGGLFAVLQSLAKIAALGGNWKRAYLSLQEYFEKLGDTASWGKPVAALLGAFVAQSELEVGAIGGKDSMSGSFLDLHVPPTLISFAVAPGDATHIVSPEWKGRGHALVLLETPLDEYAMPDFEVFIDHADRLFAAAEKGLLKSAQAIDAGGLAAACAKAAFGNHIGAGLSDALTPTEWFAARPGSWLVELDREVAEQWALDEHITIIGATAGDSISLAGVTLPLDALQARWEEPLEKVFPTKTLQPAPLYPVSPVAGNPTRRARITIGTPQVVIPVMPGTNCEVDTARAFEHAGANVSTVVVRNLTPQALNESVEALVKAVETTQILAFPGGFSAGDEPDGSGKFIAALFRHPALTDAVNDLLTHRDGLILGICNGFQALIKLGLLPYGEIRELAPSAPTLTYNTIGRHISHYAMTKIVSTKSPWLMYFEPGELHRIPFSHGEGRLYAAPDVVQALAANGQIATQYCDEWGSVHETMPANPNGSVAAIEGLLSPNGRILGKMGHSERYGPYVAKNIIGQKKQKIFQAGVDYFTGR